Proteins encoded within one genomic window of Haematobia irritans isolate KBUSLIRL chromosome 5, ASM5000362v1, whole genome shotgun sequence:
- the Amyrel gene encoding amylase related, translating to MFRLRDVWAIAVLLALCATKANTQHNPHWWNNRNTIVHLFEWKWNDIARECEEFLAPHGYAGVQVSPVSENVVVDNRPWWERYQPISYKLVTRSGTEQEFADMCRRCNAVGIRIYVDVILNHMAADQYKTAVGTDGSAAEPGLKIFPAVPYSGLDFHETCEIWDWNDRYQVQNCELVGLKDLNQGSEWVRDRLVEFLDHLVELGVAGFRVDAAKHMKADDLKIIYNRVRDLNTDHGFALNSRPFIFQEVIDHGHETISKYEYNHLGAVTEFSFSEEIGRAFRGGNQLKWLKTWGPQWGFLPSEDALVFVDNHDNQRDGGQVLTYKTSKQYKMATAFALAYPYGISRIMSSFDFDDRDQPPPQTSDGTIISPVFDATTGACTNGWVCEHRWRQMYNMIGFKNAVGNSGLNDWWDNDDNQIAFCRGDSGFVAFNGNNFNLDERLMTCLEPGTYCDVISGSKINGSCTGKTVEVELWGYAQIKIDANEEDGVLAIHRNSKL from the exons ATGTTTAGACTGAGAGACGTTTGGGCAATAGCGGTTCTATTAGCCCTATGTGCAACAAAGGCCAACACTCAACATAATCCTCATTGGTGGAATAATCGCAATACAATTGTCCATCTTTTTGAGTGGAAATGGAATGACATCGCCCGAGAATGTGAGGAATTTTTAGCACCCCATGGATACGCTGGCGTACAAGTTTCACCTGTTAGCGAAAATGTGGTAGTGGACAATAGACCATGGTGGGAACGTTATCAAcctatttcatacaaattggtaaCTCGCTCTGGTACCGAGCAAGAATTCGCCGATATGTGTCGCCGTTGTAATGCTGTTGGCATACGCATATATGTTGATGTTATTTTGAATCATATGGCTGCCGATCAATATAAGACTGCTGTTGGAACCGATGGCTCCGCGGCTGAACCTGGTTTGAAAATATTCCCTGCTGTGCCTTATTCAGGTTTGGATTTCCACGAAACTTGCGAGATTTGGGATTGGAATGATCGTTATCAAGTTCAAAACTGTGAATTAGTTGGTCTAAAAGATTTAAATCAAGGCAGCGAATGGGTCAGGGATCGATTGGTGGAATTTTTGGATCATTTGGTAGAGTTGGGTGTGGCAGGTTTTCGTGTGGATGCTGCCAAACACATGAAAGCAGATGATTTGAAG ATTATTTACAATCGCGTACGTGACTTGAATACAGATCATGGATTCGCCCTCAATTCACGTCCCTTCATTTTCCAAGAGGTTATTGATCATGGGCATGAAACAATTAGCAAATACGAATATAATCACCTGGGAGCTGTTACCGAATTTAGTTTCTCAGAAGAAATTGGACGAGCTTTCCGTGGAGGCAATCAACTGAAGTGGTTAAAAACTTGGGGTCCCCAATGGGGTTTCTTACCCAGTGAAGATGCTTTGGTCTTTGTAGACAATCATGACAATCAGCGAGATGGTGGTCAAGTACTAACCTATAAGACATCAAAACAATACAAAATGGCCACAGCATTCGCATTGGCTTATCCTTATGGGATTAGTCGCATTATGTCATCTTTCGACTTTGACGATCGTGATCAACCTCCTCCACAAACGAGTGATGGCACAATAATATCGCCAGTATTTGATGCCACAACTGGAGCTTGTACAAATGGTTGGGTTTGTGAACACAGATGGCGTCAAATGTACAATatgattggatttaaaaatgcgGTTGGAAACTCGGGATTGAATGATTGGTGGGATAATGATGACAATCAAATCGCTTTTTGTCGCGGCGATAGTGGTTTTGTCGCTTTTAACGGTAACAACTTCAACTTGGATGAACGTTTAATGACCTGTTTGGAACCGGGTACATACTGTGATGTCATTTCTGGTTCAAAGATAAATGGAAGTTGTACGGGCAAAACGGTTGAGGTGGAACTGTGGGGTTATGCTCAGATCAAGATTGATGCAAATGAAGAGGATGGTGTATTGGCCATACACAGGAATTCGAAGTTGTAA